One region of Micromonospora ureilytica genomic DNA includes:
- the disA gene encoding DNA integrity scanning diadenylate cyclase DisA, which yields MPIDRDTTKPAGAPPQARTGAVGSPARPISVSVTAGATGSAGDPLRANLALMAPGTALRDGLERILRGRTGALIVLGYDKVVEGLCTGGFPLDVEFSATRVRELCKMDGAVVLSSDGTRIVRAAVHLMPDPSIPTEESGTRHRTAERVARQTGYPVISVSQSMRIISLYVNGQRHVLDDSAAILSRANQALATLERYKLRLDEVSGTLSALEIEDLVTVRDAVAVVQRLEMVRRIADEIAGYVVELGTDGRLLALQLDELMAGVDADRTLVIRDYLPVGRKSRTLDEALVELDLLGATELIDLVSVAKAIGYPAASDALDAAVSPRGFRLLAKVPRLPVAVVDRLVLHFGSLQRLLGATVEDLQAVEGVGDARARGVREGLSRLAEASILERYV from the coding sequence GTGCCGATCGACCGCGATACCACCAAGCCAGCCGGCGCGCCGCCCCAGGCCCGCACCGGCGCCGTGGGCTCGCCCGCCCGCCCGATCAGCGTGAGCGTGACTGCGGGAGCCACCGGGAGTGCCGGAGATCCGCTGCGGGCGAATCTCGCCCTGATGGCCCCGGGCACCGCCTTGCGCGACGGTCTGGAGCGCATCCTGCGGGGTCGCACGGGTGCGCTCATCGTGCTCGGCTACGACAAGGTGGTCGAGGGCCTGTGCACCGGCGGCTTCCCGTTGGACGTGGAGTTCTCCGCGACCCGGGTGCGTGAGCTGTGCAAGATGGACGGCGCTGTGGTGCTCTCCAGCGACGGCACCAGGATCGTCCGGGCGGCCGTGCACCTGATGCCCGACCCGTCCATCCCGACCGAGGAGTCCGGCACCCGGCACCGCACCGCCGAGCGGGTGGCCCGCCAGACCGGCTATCCGGTCATTTCGGTCAGCCAGTCCATGCGGATCATCAGCCTCTACGTCAACGGCCAACGGCACGTGCTCGACGACTCGGCGGCCATCCTCTCCCGCGCCAACCAGGCGCTCGCCACCCTGGAGCGCTACAAGCTCCGGCTCGACGAGGTCTCCGGCACGCTCTCCGCCCTGGAGATCGAGGATCTGGTCACCGTGCGGGACGCGGTGGCCGTGGTGCAGCGACTGGAGATGGTTCGCCGCATCGCCGACGAGATCGCCGGTTACGTGGTGGAGCTGGGCACCGACGGCCGCCTGCTCGCCCTGCAACTCGACGAGCTGATGGCCGGCGTGGACGCCGACCGGACCCTGGTCATCCGGGACTACCTCCCCGTCGGCCGCAAGTCGCGCACCCTCGACGAGGCTCTCGTCGAGCTGGACCTGCTCGGCGCCACCGAGCTGATCGACCTGGTGTCGGTGGCCAAGGCGATCGGCTACCCGGCCGCGTCCGACGCCCTCGACGCCGCGGTCAGTCCGCGCGGCTTCCGACTGCTGGCCAAGGTGCCCCGGCTACCGGTGGCGGTGGTCGACCGCCTGGTGCTGCACTTCGGCAGCCTCCAGCGTCTGCTCGGCGCGACAGTGGAGGACCTGCAGGCCGTCGAAGGGGTCGGTGACGCCCGGGCCCGCGGCGTTCGCGAGGGGCTGTCCCGGCTCGCCGAGGCATCCATCCTGGAACGCTACGTCTGA
- the radA gene encoding DNA repair protein RadA: protein MTTSRSTPPRGGTAGAARGRSAAREPRPAYQCDACGHQPPKWVGRCPECGEWGAVVEHTVTGPTVSGRVVSSRMPSEPARPIATISAAPARAVPTGVSELDRVLGGGLVPGAVVLLAGEPGVGKSTLLLDVAQHWAVGAGSPSLVVSGEESVSQVRLRAERMGTLHEQLYLAAESDLASVLGHLDAVKPGLLVLDSVQTISTTGTEGVPGGVTQVRAVTAALVSVAKERGIATVLVGHVTKDGQVAGPRVLEHLVDVVLHFEGDKHSSLRLVRGVKNRFGAADEVGCFEMHEGGISSLADPSGLFLTRYAEPVPGTCVTVAMEGRRALVTEVQALIGATVAGSPRRTVSGLDSARLAMVLAVLQRRTERLTLHDREVFAATVGGIRVVEPAADLAVALAVASGGLNLAIAPHLVAIGEVGLTGEVRRVGAVPRRLAEAARLGFKMALVPPGCGPASTGAGPEQMRVTEVTDVRSALHHAARASAE, encoded by the coding sequence GTGACCACCTCCCGATCGACCCCTCCGCGTGGCGGCACGGCCGGTGCCGCCCGTGGTCGGTCCGCCGCCCGCGAGCCGCGTCCCGCCTACCAGTGCGACGCCTGCGGGCACCAGCCGCCCAAGTGGGTGGGGCGCTGCCCCGAGTGCGGCGAGTGGGGAGCGGTGGTCGAGCACACCGTCACCGGTCCGACCGTCTCCGGTCGGGTGGTCAGCTCCCGGATGCCGTCCGAGCCGGCCCGACCGATCGCCACCATCAGCGCCGCCCCGGCCCGCGCCGTGCCCACCGGGGTGAGCGAGCTCGACCGGGTGCTCGGCGGCGGCCTGGTCCCCGGTGCCGTGGTGCTGCTCGCCGGCGAGCCCGGTGTCGGCAAGTCGACCCTCCTGCTCGATGTGGCGCAGCATTGGGCGGTCGGTGCCGGCAGCCCTTCGCTCGTGGTCAGCGGCGAAGAATCGGTCAGTCAGGTGCGCCTGCGCGCCGAGCGGATGGGCACCCTGCACGAGCAGCTCTACCTCGCTGCGGAGAGCGACCTGGCCTCGGTGCTCGGTCACCTCGACGCGGTCAAGCCGGGCCTGTTGGTGCTCGACTCGGTGCAGACCATCTCGACCACCGGCACCGAGGGGGTGCCCGGTGGGGTGACCCAGGTCCGCGCGGTCACCGCCGCGCTGGTCTCGGTCGCCAAGGAGCGAGGCATCGCGACAGTGCTGGTCGGGCACGTCACCAAGGACGGCCAGGTGGCCGGGCCTCGGGTGCTGGAGCACCTGGTCGACGTGGTGCTGCACTTCGAGGGCGACAAGCACTCGTCGCTGCGCCTGGTGCGCGGCGTGAAGAACAGGTTCGGCGCGGCCGACGAGGTCGGCTGCTTCGAGATGCACGAGGGCGGCATCAGCAGCCTGGCCGACCCGTCCGGGCTGTTCCTGACCCGCTACGCGGAGCCGGTCCCGGGCACCTGCGTGACAGTGGCCATGGAGGGGCGGCGGGCCCTGGTCACCGAGGTGCAGGCTCTGATCGGCGCGACAGTGGCGGGCTCTCCCCGACGCACCGTCTCCGGCCTCGACTCGGCGCGACTGGCGATGGTGCTCGCGGTGCTGCAACGGCGCACCGAGCGGCTGACCCTGCACGACCGGGAGGTCTTCGCCGCCACCGTGGGCGGGATCCGGGTGGTGGAGCCGGCCGCCGACCTGGCGGTGGCCCTGGCGGTCGCCTCCGGCGGGCTCAACCTGGCGATCGCGCCGCACCTGGTGGCGATCGGTGAGGTGGGGCTGACCGGCGAGGTGCGTCGGGTCGGGGCGGTGCCGCGCCGGCTGGCCGAGGCGGCCCGACTCGGGTTCAAGATGGCCCTGGTGCCACCCGGCTGCGGCCCGGCCAGCACCGGTGCCGGCCCCGAGCAGATGCGGGTGACCGAGGTCACCGACGTCCGTTCGGCGCTCCACCATGCGGCCCGTGCGTCCGCCGAGTGA
- a CDS encoding UbiA family prenyltransferase: protein MGPSVARLLGNDQTSLMSSRVLGLVRASHPEPGAAVTTVAGLLAWGVGHRPAGIVSVVLAVLASQLAVGWTNDALDAERDATVGRTDKPVASGAVGRRATAWAAAVAAVACPLLALTTNPAAAFWLTLALVSALLYDWPLKATAFSVLPYAVSFGALPAFVVLALPGQPTPPVWLVAAAACLGAGAHFANVLPDLADDARTGVRGLPHRLGAAGSRVAAAGLLLAATAALVLGPPGPPSAIGWAAVGAAAVVPPLSWYAERSAIRAGRRPVAAFRAVMLVALIDVVLLVASGRVV from the coding sequence ATGGGACCGAGCGTGGCACGACTGCTCGGTAACGACCAGACTTCCCTTATGTCGTCGAGGGTGTTAGGGCTGGTCAGAGCGAGCCATCCGGAACCGGGCGCAGCGGTGACCACGGTGGCCGGTCTGCTGGCGTGGGGCGTGGGCCACCGGCCGGCCGGAATCGTCTCGGTGGTGCTCGCCGTGCTGGCCAGCCAACTCGCCGTCGGCTGGACCAACGACGCGCTGGACGCCGAACGGGACGCCACTGTGGGGCGTACCGACAAACCGGTCGCCAGTGGCGCGGTCGGTCGACGCGCCACCGCCTGGGCCGCCGCGGTGGCCGCGGTGGCCTGCCCTCTGCTGGCGCTGACCACGAACCCGGCGGCGGCGTTCTGGCTGACGCTCGCCCTGGTCTCCGCCCTGCTCTACGACTGGCCGCTCAAGGCCACCGCGTTCTCCGTGCTGCCCTACGCCGTGTCGTTCGGCGCGCTGCCCGCCTTCGTGGTGCTGGCACTGCCCGGTCAGCCGACCCCGCCGGTCTGGCTGGTTGCGGCGGCGGCCTGCCTGGGTGCCGGCGCGCACTTCGCCAACGTGCTGCCCGACCTGGCCGACGACGCTCGCACCGGCGTGCGCGGCCTGCCCCACCGGCTGGGCGCCGCCGGCAGCCGGGTGGCCGCGGCGGGTCTCCTCCTCGCGGCGACCGCGGCCCTGGTCCTCGGACCACCCGGGCCGCCGTCGGCCATCGGCTGGGCGGCGGTCGGCGCGGCCGCCGTGGTGCCGCCACTGAGCTGGTACGCCGAGCGCTCGGCGATCCGGGCCGGCCGGCGGCCGGTGGCGGCCTTCCGCGCGGTGATGCTGGTGGCCCTCATCGACGTGGTTCTGCTGGTGGCGAGCGGTCGGGTGGTGTGA
- a CDS encoding class I SAM-dependent methyltransferase — protein sequence MRDVAAAGAATGPRVLPRNDPRQYDDLAGEWWRPDGAFAMLHWLAEARAALVPPATRLDALLVDLGCGAGLLAPHLVGKGYRHVGVDLTRSALVQAADHGVRVVQGDATAVPLPDGCADVVSAGELLEHVPAWPRAVAEACRLLRPGGVLVLDTLNDTALARLVAVRIAERLPTVPRGIHDPLLFVDARALVAECARHGVDLRLRGIRPQIGGMLAWLLRRARASRTAGAVPAGRAPRIVPTGSTAVLYQGRGVRKG from the coding sequence ATGCGAGACGTGGCTGCGGCCGGGGCGGCCACCGGTCCGAGGGTGTTGCCGCGAAACGATCCGCGTCAGTACGACGATCTGGCCGGTGAGTGGTGGCGGCCGGATGGGGCGTTCGCGATGTTGCACTGGCTGGCGGAGGCCCGTGCGGCACTGGTGCCGCCGGCCACCCGTCTGGACGCGTTGCTCGTCGACCTGGGCTGCGGCGCGGGCCTGCTCGCGCCGCACCTCGTCGGCAAGGGCTACCGCCACGTGGGGGTGGACCTGACCCGGTCGGCGCTCGTTCAGGCGGCCGACCACGGGGTGCGCGTGGTCCAGGGTGATGCCACAGCCGTCCCGCTGCCCGACGGCTGCGCCGATGTGGTCTCCGCGGGCGAGTTGCTGGAGCACGTGCCGGCCTGGCCGCGCGCGGTGGCCGAGGCGTGTCGGCTGCTACGCCCGGGCGGTGTGCTGGTGCTGGACACCCTGAACGACACGGCGCTGGCCCGGCTGGTCGCGGTCCGGATCGCCGAGCGGCTGCCGACGGTCCCGCGCGGCATCCATGATCCACTGTTGTTCGTGGACGCCCGGGCACTGGTGGCGGAGTGCGCCCGGCACGGTGTCGACCTGCGGCTGCGGGGCATCCGTCCGCAGATCGGCGGCATGCTCGCCTGGCTGCTGCGCCGTGCCCGCGCGAGCCGAACGGCCGGCGCGGTGCCCGCCGGCCGCGCGCCGCGCATCGTGCCGACCGGGTCCACCGCCGTGCTCTACCAGGGCCGGGGGGTCCGCAAAGGATAG
- a CDS encoding acyl-CoA dehydrogenase family protein gives MTVHALEAARRLAPRFAARAAEHDRDGSFPVDDFADLREAGLFGLMVPRALGGLGATFAEYTAVATELARGNGATALVFNMHASVTGALGAVTEELAEALGVPDEALAARDRLLSAAAQGSWYSVAMSERGSGARLSQLTTAYEATDGGWHLKGSKTFCSGAGHADGYLVAARSAVDQSVVSQFLVAAGDGVTVEPTWDSLGMRATSSHDLHLDVSVPADRLLGGVEGLALVVAQLMPHWLVASYAAVYVGVARAAIDAAAEHLNARNLAGLPAVRARLGRADAATAAAQLVVAEAARRVDEAPGDEETNRWVWRAKLLAGTTAAEVAASVLEAAGTSATRRGHPLERLYRDARCGSLHPATSDVCADWLGIAALGGDPDRDGSAPRW, from the coding sequence ATGACTGTGCACGCGCTTGAGGCAGCACGCCGGTTGGCGCCACGATTCGCGGCGCGGGCGGCGGAGCACGACCGGGACGGTTCCTTCCCCGTGGACGACTTCGCCGACCTGCGAGAGGCCGGCCTGTTCGGGTTGATGGTGCCCCGGGCGCTCGGCGGCCTGGGCGCCACCTTCGCCGAGTACACCGCTGTGGCCACCGAGCTTGCCCGGGGTAACGGCGCGACCGCCCTGGTGTTCAACATGCACGCCTCGGTGACCGGCGCGTTGGGCGCGGTCACCGAGGAGTTGGCCGAGGCGCTGGGCGTGCCGGACGAGGCGCTGGCCGCCCGCGACCGGCTGCTCAGCGCGGCGGCGCAGGGCTCCTGGTATTCGGTCGCGATGAGCGAGCGTGGCTCGGGCGCGCGGTTGTCCCAGCTGACCACTGCGTACGAGGCGACCGACGGGGGCTGGCACCTCAAGGGCAGCAAGACCTTCTGCTCCGGCGCCGGGCACGCGGACGGCTACCTGGTGGCGGCGCGTAGCGCGGTCGACCAGTCGGTGGTGTCGCAGTTCCTGGTGGCGGCCGGTGACGGGGTGACCGTGGAGCCGACCTGGGACTCGCTCGGCATGCGCGCCACCTCCTCCCACGACCTGCACCTGGACGTCAGCGTGCCCGCCGACCGGCTGCTCGGGGGGGTGGAGGGGCTGGCGCTGGTGGTCGCCCAGCTGATGCCGCACTGGCTGGTGGCCAGCTACGCGGCCGTCTACGTGGGGGTCGCCCGCGCGGCGATCGACGCGGCGGCCGAGCACCTCAACGCCCGCAACCTGGCCGGTCTGCCGGCGGTGCGGGCTCGACTGGGGCGGGCGGACGCGGCGACGGCCGCCGCCCAGCTGGTGGTGGCGGAGGCAGCCCGCCGGGTGGACGAGGCGCCCGGTGACGAGGAGACCAACCGCTGGGTGTGGCGGGCGAAGCTGCTCGCCGGCACCACGGCCGCCGAGGTGGCGGCGTCGGTGCTGGAGGCGGCGGGCACCTCGGCGACCCGCCGTGGTCATCCGCTGGAGCGGCTCTACCGCGATGCCCGCTGCGGCTCACTGCACCCGGCCACGTCGGATGTCTGCGCCGACTGGCTTGGCATCGCCGCGCTGGGTGGCGACCCGGATCGTGACGGATCGGCGCCACGTTGGTGA
- a CDS encoding type III polyketide synthase has protein sequence MSVPVIAGLGTAQPPSASQDELWEGFFSRHFSGTTRSLAERIFANSGVTRRQAAVNPLLEDVSDWPTERRMRRYQVEALPLGKEAVGRALTAAGLSAGDIGMFIVCSCTGYATPGLDILLARDLGMAADTQRMFIGHMGCYAALPGLGAASDFVTARGRPALLLCAELTSLHIQPSSARVDTQQIVSHALFSDAAVAAVVVPGGPGYAVREVTAVTDTSTADHMTWDVTDAGFRMGLSSKVPQVLSRHVQRLVDDLLARHGVAGSEVDGWAVHPGGPRILNVVERELALPPQGLAASRATLDEHGNCSSPTVLLILDRLGRATPAARRIVMLAFGPGLTLYAALLDRQD, from the coding sequence GTGTCCGTACCAGTGATCGCGGGGCTCGGGACAGCGCAGCCGCCGTCCGCTTCGCAGGACGAGTTGTGGGAGGGCTTCTTCTCCCGGCACTTCTCCGGCACCACCCGGTCGTTGGCCGAGCGAATCTTCGCCAACTCGGGGGTGACCCGGCGGCAGGCCGCGGTCAACCCCCTGCTGGAGGACGTCTCGGACTGGCCGACCGAGCGTCGGATGCGCCGCTACCAGGTGGAGGCGCTGCCGCTGGGCAAGGAGGCGGTGGGTCGCGCGTTGACCGCGGCCGGGCTGAGCGCCGGCGACATCGGCATGTTCATCGTCTGCTCCTGCACGGGGTACGCCACTCCTGGGCTGGACATCCTGCTCGCCCGGGACCTGGGCATGGCCGCGGACACCCAGCGGATGTTCATCGGCCACATGGGTTGTTACGCGGCGCTGCCGGGGCTCGGCGCGGCGAGTGACTTCGTCACGGCCCGGGGGCGTCCGGCGCTACTGCTCTGCGCGGAGCTGACCAGCCTGCACATCCAACCGTCCAGCGCCCGGGTGGACACCCAGCAGATCGTCTCCCACGCGCTCTTCTCGGACGCCGCGGTCGCGGCCGTGGTCGTGCCGGGCGGCCCGGGGTACGCGGTGCGCGAGGTCACCGCCGTCACCGACACCTCGACCGCCGACCACATGACCTGGGACGTCACCGACGCGGGGTTCCGGATGGGGCTGTCGTCGAAGGTGCCGCAGGTGCTGTCGAGGCACGTCCAAAGGCTGGTCGACGACCTGTTGGCCCGGCACGGCGTCGCCGGCTCCGAGGTGGACGGTTGGGCGGTGCACCCGGGTGGGCCGCGGATCCTCAACGTGGTCGAGCGGGAGCTGGCGCTGCCTCCGCAGGGGTTGGCGGCGTCCCGCGCGACGCTCGACGAGCACGGCAACTGCTCGTCGCCGACCGTGCTGCTGATCCTGGACCGGCTGGGCCGGGCGACACCGGCGGCTCGGCGCATCGTCATGCTGGCCTTCGGCCCCGGTCTCACCCTGTACGCCGCCCTGCTGGATCGACAGGACTGA